A window of Bacteroidota bacterium contains these coding sequences:
- a CDS encoding T9SS type A sorting domain-containing protein produces MKKLVYLLMLGGCLTVLLGSTWSVKRKDGTEPGYTGSPGDSLKNCTACHGGTATPVDGWIVSNIPASGYIPGQQYTITATNTEFGGTRFGFEVSPQDIKGNLLGTIVLTDTSRTKLVGDKKYITYTSNGVDGQDSNSWTFDWVAPQAGTGDVVFYGAFNSNFDGHKGDDHTYLSTLRVKEVGTASLPKQPAIVTDVSAYPNPARDFIDVSFTPVTGNVITVDITDLNGKQVAVVNPDKQTGATIKRINLTSLSAGNYLVRFRAEGQTQTQKITVVK; encoded by the coding sequence ATGAAAAAACTGGTTTACTTGTTAATGTTAGGAGGCTGCTTAACCGTACTTTTAGGTTCAACGTGGAGTGTGAAACGTAAAGACGGTACTGAGCCTGGTTATACCGGATCGCCCGGCGATAGTCTTAAAAACTGTACTGCCTGTCACGGCGGCACAGCTACACCCGTTGACGGATGGATTGTATCAAACATACCTGCATCGGGCTATATACCCGGACAACAATATACCATTACTGCTACCAATACAGAGTTTGGTGGTACAAGGTTCGGTTTTGAAGTTTCACCACAGGACATTAAGGGTAACCTTTTGGGAACTATTGTACTGACGGATACCAGCAGAACTAAACTGGTAGGAGATAAAAAATACATTACCTATACATCAAACGGTGTTGACGGACAAGACTCCAACTCATGGACGTTTGATTGGGTTGCCCCCCAAGCGGGTACAGGGGATGTTGTTTTTTACGGCGCTTTTAACTCAAACTTCGACGGTCACAAAGGTGACGACCACACTTACCTTTCTACGTTAAGAGTAAAGGAAGTAGGAACTGCATCGTTGCCTAAACAACCTGCCATTGTTACTGATGTTTCTGCCTATCCCAATCCTGCCCGCGATTTTATCGACGTAAGCTTTACTCCGGTAACGGGTAACGTAATAACGGTTGATATTACAGATTTAAATGGCAAACAAGTAGCTGTAGTTAACCCTGATAAGCAAACAGGCGCTACTATAAAAAGGATTAACCTTACATCGCTATCTGCTGGTAATTATCTGGTGCGTTTTAGGGCCGAAGGTCAAACGCAGACCCAAAAGATTACCGTTGTTAAATAA